The proteins below are encoded in one region of bacterium:
- a CDS encoding amino acid permease: MDKDGSESELTFLTKLRRKIVGAPRDIRDPGIFHKLALIPLLAWIGLGADGLSSSSYGPEAAFRAIGSHTYLALFLALATAITVFIISFAYMRIIEHFPNGGGGYVVATQILGKKTGVVSGCALIIDYILTISVSIASCSDALFSYLPMEFHKFKLLFSGCLIIMLIILNIRGVKESVTFLAPIFIVFVVTHIILIGYGVFSNIWAIKPIAQQVNSSFRGDISAIGGLGVFLIFIRAYSLGGGTYTGIEAVSNGLQIMREPRAETGKKTMLYMASSLAITAGGIFICYLLLKVIPCEGKTLNAILADSLFGQWRWGYWLALITIFSEGALLIVGAQAGFIDAPRVMANMSVDSWFPHRFASFSERLTMQNGVLIIGGAALALLIYTHGSISALVVMYSINVFLTFSISQFAMSWFFIKNRKKETNWKKHLSICVVAFILCITILVITVFEKFREGGWVTLIITLFLIILCYLIKNHYSKVSRGTKKLDVLLSGIADMPSEININNAPTDKRDMTAIQLVTGYNGFGVHSFLSIARSFPGLYKNFVFVSIAVVDQDLFKHEEKIEDLKNKVIQSLEKYVELARKFGFPAEYRIGVGTDVVDIASKLCEEVSSEFRRSTVFTGQLVFETENFYHKMLHNETAFAIQRRLQWKGISNVILPIRIKL; the protein is encoded by the coding sequence TTGGATAAAGACGGTTCGGAAAGTGAACTAACTTTTTTAACAAAACTTCGCAGGAAAATAGTCGGCGCACCCCGCGATATCCGTGACCCCGGTATATTCCACAAATTAGCTCTTATACCTTTATTGGCATGGATTGGACTCGGTGCAGACGGGCTTTCCTCCTCATCATACGGACCTGAAGCAGCTTTCAGGGCAATCGGTAGTCATACTTATTTAGCGCTTTTTCTCGCGCTTGCTACTGCAATAACCGTTTTCATAATCTCATTTGCATATATGAGAATTATTGAGCATTTTCCCAACGGTGGTGGTGGTTACGTAGTCGCAACTCAAATACTCGGAAAAAAGACAGGTGTTGTTTCGGGATGCGCTTTGATTATTGATTACATTCTGACAATCTCCGTATCCATAGCTTCTTGCTCGGATGCGCTTTTCAGTTATCTCCCTATGGAATTCCATAAATTCAAACTGCTTTTTTCGGGTTGTTTGATTATTATGCTCATCATTTTAAATATCAGGGGAGTCAAGGAATCAGTAACCTTTCTTGCGCCTATATTTATAGTATTTGTGGTAACTCACATTATTCTTATAGGATATGGAGTATTCAGTAATATTTGGGCAATAAAACCTATTGCCCAACAAGTAAATTCCAGTTTTCGGGGAGATATTTCCGCAATAGGCGGATTGGGCGTTTTCCTGATTTTTATAAGAGCTTACTCCTTAGGAGGAGGAACGTACACCGGGATTGAGGCAGTTTCAAATGGTTTACAGATTATGCGCGAGCCAAGGGCAGAAACAGGCAAGAAAACTATGTTATATATGGCGAGTTCTCTTGCAATAACCGCAGGAGGAATATTTATCTGCTATCTTTTGTTAAAAGTGATACCCTGCGAGGGGAAAACCTTGAACGCAATTCTTGCAGATAGTCTTTTCGGGCAATGGCGCTGGGGATACTGGCTTGCATTAATAACTATTTTTTCCGAAGGAGCATTGCTTATAGTAGGAGCGCAAGCAGGATTTATAGATGCCCCGCGCGTTATGGCAAATATGTCCGTAGATTCATGGTTCCCACACAGATTTGCATCATTTTCTGAGCGGCTTACAATGCAGAATGGGGTTTTAATCATAGGAGGAGCGGCACTTGCCCTACTTATATATACTCACGGCTCAATCTCGGCACTTGTAGTTATGTATTCTATAAATGTATTTTTAACTTTTTCCATTTCGCAGTTTGCAATGTCGTGGTTTTTTATCAAAAACCGTAAAAAGGAAACGAATTGGAAAAAACATCTCAGTATATGCGTTGTTGCATTCATACTATGTATTACTATCCTTGTAATAACGGTTTTTGAAAAATTCCGCGAAGGCGGATGGGTAACATTAATAATCACATTATTTCTTATAATTTTGTGTTATTTAATTAAAAATCATTATTCAAAAGTATCTCGTGGAACGAAGAAATTGGACGTTCTTCTTTCAGGCATAGCAGATATGCCCAGTGAAATTAATATCAATAACGCGCCAACAGATAAAAGAGATATGACCGCAATACAGCTTGTAACCGGATATAACGGTTTTGGAGTACACAGTTTTCTATCCATAGCACGTTCATTCCCGGGATTATATAAGAATTTTGTATTCGTATCCATTGCAGTAGTTGACCAGGATTTATTTAAACACGAGGAAAAAATAGAAGACTTAAAAAATAAAGTAATACAATCACTTGAAAAATATGTTGAGCTTGCAAGGAAGTTTGGGTTCCCTGCGGAATACAGGATAGGAGTGGGAACGGACGTGGTGGATATTGCATCAAAACTGTGTGAAGAAGTTTCAAGTGAGTTCAGGCGGTCTACGGTATTTACAGGACAGCTCGTGTTTGAAACTGAAAACTTTTATCATAAAATGTTACATAACGAGACTGCATTTGCAATTCAGAGAAGACTACAGTGGAAAGGCATATCAAATGTTATTTTGCCGATACGAATAAAATTGTAA
- a CDS encoding DUF4118 domain-containing protein, translating to MEEKRLNPDALLEQIKQEEENGRKPEGLPYETKDIQNNKKGRLKIFLGYCAGVGKTYRMLQEGKAASNKGISVAVAIAETHGRKETEALLSGLEIILRKKIEYSGITLDEMDIDNVLSRHPTLVLVDELAHTNAPTSRHVKRYQDVEELLKNGINVFTTLNIQHIESLNDIVQQISGIKVTETLPDSILELADEIELVDLTPEKLLERLKEGKVYIPKKAEQAMSQFFKKGNLLALRELSLKYTAKQVNEDVHSFMEKNAIQGPWLVDSKILVSISASPASERLLRFTRRMANDLDVEWFAVYVESPQKVEKGNKPSLQLTKNINLAEELGAKVVLLNGSSISYEILNFAKSKNVTLIIAGSSKRTRFERIFKGSVIDKLIRESGSIYVLVAGEGEDEKQGYEKDSHSSKREYIPAARDLKAYLFSLLAVSVIVYIGWLLHLNTEPINIGFLLLLPSIASGVLWGIRVGLFTSIIAVCAFDFFFIPPYLTFRIADIRYLPSFVVFVLVSMTISFLVKSIRREIRGSKNRERFVYSLYSFSREIIKAKDLNDILTRAVKNISEAFESSVVIFLPDDAGKLEIKSKNDENILLNEAEQAVAVWVYANGQTAGKGTATLSSTNWYYLPLMIQEKTVGVVGLRVSSDKLLTPDQKQLYESFSSVVALAITKPLN from the coding sequence ATGGAAGAAAAAAGACTAAATCCGGATGCACTTCTTGAACAAATAAAGCAGGAAGAAGAAAACGGCCGCAAACCTGAAGGTTTGCCCTACGAAACCAAAGACATACAGAACAATAAAAAAGGCAGGTTAAAGATATTTCTTGGTTACTGTGCCGGTGTTGGTAAAACCTATCGCATGCTGCAGGAAGGCAAGGCAGCAAGTAACAAAGGCATATCTGTTGCAGTTGCCATTGCCGAAACTCACGGGCGAAAAGAAACCGAAGCTCTGCTCTCGGGACTGGAAATTATTTTACGGAAAAAAATTGAGTATTCAGGCATTACACTTGATGAGATGGATATTGATAATGTTCTTTCCCGTCATCCAACCCTTGTTCTTGTCGATGAACTAGCACATACAAACGCCCCGACTTCAAGGCACGTTAAGCGTTACCAGGATGTTGAGGAATTGCTTAAAAACGGTATAAACGTTTTTACAACTCTTAACATTCAACACATTGAGAGTCTTAATGATATTGTTCAGCAGATTTCCGGCATAAAGGTCACCGAAACTTTACCTGACAGCATTCTTGAACTTGCAGATGAAATAGAGCTTGTTGATTTGACACCGGAAAAATTACTTGAAAGGCTCAAAGAAGGTAAGGTTTATATTCCGAAAAAAGCAGAACAGGCAATGAGCCAGTTTTTCAAAAAAGGCAACCTTCTTGCTCTCAGGGAACTGTCTTTGAAATATACAGCAAAGCAGGTAAATGAGGATGTGCATTCGTTTATGGAAAAAAATGCCATCCAGGGACCATGGCTGGTTGATTCAAAAATTTTAGTGAGCATAAGCGCAAGTCCTGCATCGGAAAGATTATTACGTTTTACCCGGAGAATGGCAAATGACCTTGATGTTGAATGGTTTGCAGTTTATGTTGAATCACCCCAAAAAGTTGAAAAAGGAAATAAACCTTCCCTTCAACTTACTAAAAACATTAATCTTGCGGAAGAATTAGGAGCAAAAGTTGTTTTATTAAACGGCAGTTCTATATCGTATGAAATTCTTAATTTCGCCAAATCAAAAAATGTAACTCTGATTATCGCCGGTTCATCCAAAAGGACACGTTTTGAAAGAATATTCAAAGGTTCCGTAATAGACAAACTAATAAGGGAAAGCGGCTCTATATACGTCTTAGTTGCAGGTGAAGGCGAAGATGAAAAGCAGGGGTATGAAAAAGATTCGCATTCATCAAAAAGAGAATATATTCCTGCTGCCAGAGATCTTAAAGCATATCTCTTCAGTTTGTTAGCTGTTTCTGTAATTGTTTATATCGGTTGGCTTTTGCATTTGAATACCGAACCAATTAACATAGGTTTTTTGCTTCTTTTACCTTCAATCGCGAGTGGAGTTTTATGGGGAATTCGTGTCGGATTATTTACTTCAATTATTGCAGTATGCGCTTTTGATTTTTTCTTTATCCCGCCTTATCTTACATTCAGAATTGCAGACATAAGATACCTACCGAGTTTTGTAGTTTTTGTTCTTGTTTCTATGACTATAAGTTTTCTTGTAAAATCAATAAGACGGGAGATACGAGGGTCAAAAAACAGGGAGCGGTTTGTTTATTCTTTATATTCCTTTAGCAGGGAGATTATCAAAGCAAAAGATTTGAATGACATATTAACCCGCGCAGTCAAAAACATATCGGAAGCTTTTGAAAGCAGTGTAGTTATTTTTCTACCTGATGATGCAGGGAAATTGGAAATCAAATCCAAAAACGACGAGAATATATTATTAAATGAGGCAGAACAGGCTGTCGCCGTATGGGTATATGCTAACGGGCAGACGGCAGGCAAGGGGACGGCTACATTATCTTCCACTAATTGGTATTATTTACCGTTAATGATACAGGAGAAGACGGTTGGAGTAGTTGGTTTAAGGGTTTCTTCGGACAAACTTTTAACACCCGACCAAAAGCAGTTATATGAGTCATTTTCAAGTGTTGTAGCATTGGCAATTACAAAACCTTTGAACTAA
- the kdpC gene encoding potassium-transporting ATPase subunit KdpC — protein sequence MKEFIKSLKAFILFSILLGLIYPAFITIVTRLTLPYKANGSLIVKGNETVGSVFIGQLFTDNKYFQSRPSAVDYNASGSGGSNYGPSNKKFIEVVEERINSVKAINGITENSVPADMVLASASGLDPHISPENAMMQVKRVAGVRGIPTDKVIQLVNNNIDKDFLGIWGCPGVNVLKLNIAVDELESKYKMDTIPQGAKK from the coding sequence ATGAAAGAATTTATAAAATCATTAAAAGCATTTATACTATTTTCAATACTTCTTGGGTTAATATACCCGGCATTTATTACAATCGTGACACGTTTGACACTTCCTTACAAAGCAAACGGCAGCCTTATTGTAAAAGGAAACGAGACAGTCGGGTCTGTTTTTATAGGTCAACTTTTTACGGATAACAAGTATTTCCAAAGCAGACCTTCTGCTGTTGATTATAATGCTTCGGGCTCCGGTGGCAGTAATTATGGGCCTTCAAATAAGAAGTTTATAGAAGTAGTAGAAGAAAGAATAAACTCGGTAAAAGCGATTAATGGAATAACGGAAAACTCCGTTCCTGCAGATATGGTACTTGCTTCGGCAAGCGGATTAGACCCGCATATTTCTCCGGAAAATGCTATGATGCAGGTAAAAAGAGTTGCCGGAGTAAGAGGAATTCCGACAGACAAGGTTATACAGTTAGTTAATAATAATATAGATAAAGATTTTCTTGGTATATGGGGTTGTCCCGGAGTCAACGTCCTGAAACTTAATATTGCTGTTGACGAACTTGAAAGCAAATATAAAATGGATACAATTCCTCAAGGAGCTAAAAAATGA
- a CDS encoding PTS sugar transporter subunit IIA gives MKIMDFLCPEAIIVDINATDKKGAITEIVEVLKTLNKIKNSSEVVDTLLQREKLGSTGIGQGVAIPHSKIDSLTKQSSSPSGIIGALGISRQGINFDALDGGIVHLIFLLICSPENSGEHLQAMACVSRLFRNKSVKNAILNATTPAEVLSIIQKINT, from the coding sequence ATGAAGATTATGGATTTTCTTTGCCCTGAAGCTATTATCGTTGACATCAATGCAACGGATAAAAAAGGGGCGATTACGGAAATAGTAGAAGTGCTAAAAACTTTAAACAAGATTAAAAACTCTTCCGAAGTTGTTGATACCTTACTGCAGAGAGAAAAATTAGGGTCAACCGGAATCGGGCAGGGAGTTGCCATTCCTCATAGTAAAATTGATTCTTTAACTAAACAATCCTCTTCCCCATCGGGAATTATAGGCGCATTAGGAATTTCACGGCAGGGAATAAATTTTGATGCTTTAGACGGAGGCATTGTACATTTAATTTTCTTACTTATATGTTCACCTGAAAACAGCGGTGAACATTTACAGGCAATGGCTTGTGTATCCCGGTTATTTAGAAATAAGTCCGTAAAGAATGCAATTCTTAACGCAACTACACCGGCTGAAGTACTAAGTATTATTCAGAAAATCAACACGTAG
- a CDS encoding potassium transporter TrkG, producing the protein MKSVNVVEKFLKSKNHNRIIVLGYLSYILIGTLLLSLPFFKKVPSIGFLDNFFIATSAVSTTGLTTISIADNYNFWGQMILIILIQLGGLGYMTLGSFIILSLGGRLSFSREKIQKHVFCLPDHITITKFIRILVYYSFAVEFIGALLLYIFFKIEHLPNSLWSAVFHSISAFCTSGFSIYNNSLESFSRNVGVNITISALCILGAIGFIIVYDIWNNRIKSKKRISLTSKIILWSTFILIMSGAIVLFFFEPSITGKSFIERLLTSFFQSMTALTTSGFNTIPISTLSVLSYFIITILMIVGASPSGTGGGLKTTTFTALLGVMKSSLSGEKNVKFLNRTIPNERLWLAASSLCFYLLALFLSTFFILLQTNRFNIQQVIFEVASALGTIGLSTGITPGLNHLEKIIIIITMFIGRIGPLSFGMALFLGNENAGRIKYPEEDLA; encoded by the coding sequence ATGAAAAGCGTCAACGTTGTTGAAAAATTTCTTAAAAGCAAAAATCATAATCGGATTATTGTATTAGGATATCTCTCGTATATATTAATAGGAACATTACTTCTGTCTTTACCTTTTTTTAAAAAAGTGCCCTCGATTGGTTTTTTAGATAATTTTTTTATTGCTACATCCGCTGTTTCTACCACAGGATTAACTACAATAAGCATAGCTGACAATTATAATTTCTGGGGGCAGATGATACTAATTATATTAATCCAGCTTGGCGGGTTAGGATATATGACGTTAGGTTCGTTCATTATCCTTTCACTTGGTGGCAGGTTAAGTTTTTCAAGGGAGAAAATACAAAAACATGTTTTTTGTTTGCCTGACCATATAACTATAACCAAATTTATTCGCATACTTGTTTATTATTCATTTGCCGTTGAATTTATAGGCGCATTATTATTGTATATATTTTTCAAGATAGAACATTTGCCGAATTCTCTCTGGAGTGCAGTTTTTCACAGTATATCGGCTTTTTGTACTTCAGGGTTTAGCATATATAACAACAGTCTTGAATCATTCTCACGGAATGTTGGCGTAAATATTACAATTTCAGCGTTGTGTATTTTAGGGGCTATTGGGTTTATAATAGTATATGATATATGGAATAACCGTATAAAATCAAAAAAACGAATATCTTTAACGTCAAAAATAATATTATGGTCTACATTTATATTAATAATGTCAGGGGCTATTGTATTATTCTTCTTTGAGCCAAGTATCACAGGAAAATCATTTATTGAACGCTTGTTAACATCTTTTTTCCAGAGTATGACGGCATTAACGACTTCGGGATTTAACACAATACCTATATCTACGCTCTCAGTTTTGTCATATTTTATAATAACCATATTAATGATTGTCGGGGCATCTCCTTCGGGAACCGGTGGCGGACTCAAAACAACAACTTTTACCGCTCTATTAGGAGTAATGAAAAGTTCACTGTCAGGAGAAAAAAACGTTAAGTTTTTAAATCGCACAATACCTAACGAACGTTTATGGTTAGCCGCTTCCTCTTTGTGCTTTTATTTATTGGCGCTGTTTTTAAGTACATTCTTCATTTTATTACAAACTAATAGATTCAATATTCAACAAGTCATTTTTGAAGTAGCATCGGCGTTGGGAACAATAGGACTAAGTACGGGAATAACCCCGGGACTGAACCATCTAGAGAAAATAATAATCATAATTACAATGTTTATTGGAAGGATAGGTCCTTTAAGCTTTGGTATGGCTCTATTTTTGGGAAATGAAAACGCAGGAAGAATAAAATATCCGGAGGAAGATTTAGCATAA